A genomic stretch from Bradyrhizobium quebecense includes:
- a CDS encoding PadR family transcriptional regulator, with product MRRSMFGGRGDDGFRFGFFAMGRHGRGGHRFGRGGHGFFGRGGGGDFPGSRRLSSQDLQLVILALLGEQPAHGYELIKKIEERSDGFYSPSPGVIYPALTFLEEIGHASVAQDAARKLYSITEQGKAHLAENRATADTILQALSRIGGRMEEVREAFAGVSDLDGESSDDVHRARHALKSALRQKRGCDAAEARRIAKILDRAAAEILQQ from the coding sequence ATGAGACGATCTATGTTTGGCGGCCGGGGCGATGACGGATTCCGGTTTGGGTTCTTCGCCATGGGCCGGCACGGCCGGGGCGGCCATCGCTTTGGCCGCGGCGGCCATGGCTTCTTCGGGCGGGGTGGCGGCGGCGACTTTCCGGGATCGCGGCGGCTCTCGTCGCAGGACCTGCAGCTCGTCATCCTGGCGCTGCTCGGCGAGCAGCCGGCGCACGGCTACGAGCTGATCAAGAAAATCGAGGAGCGGTCGGATGGCTTCTACAGCCCGAGCCCGGGCGTGATCTATCCGGCGCTGACCTTCCTCGAGGAGATCGGCCATGCCAGCGTCGCCCAGGATGCGGCGCGCAAGCTCTACAGCATCACCGAGCAGGGCAAGGCGCATCTTGCCGAGAACCGCGCCACCGCTGACACCATTCTCCAGGCGCTGTCGCGGATCGGCGGCCGCATGGAGGAGGTGCGCGAAGCCTTCGCCGGCGTGAGCGATCTCGATGGCGAATCCTCCGACGACGTGCACCGCGCCCGCCACGCCCTGAAGAGCGCGCTGCGCCAGAAGCGCGGCTGCGACGCCGCCGAGGCGCGCCGCATCGCGAAAATCCTCGATCGTGCTGCCGCCGAAATCCTGCAGCAATGA
- a CDS encoding O-methyltransferase: protein MRDNGGGTVIGSEIVPAKVATAKRNLAEAGLADYAEIREGDARQTLRDLGGPVDFILIDGWPGEKGPTLARQVIEIVAPQLRVGGYVMNDNAEADFLEFVRDPKNGFVSITLPLKGGTELCLKVA, encoded by the coding sequence ATGCGCGACAATGGCGGCGGCACCGTGATCGGCTCGGAGATCGTGCCGGCCAAGGTCGCAACCGCGAAGCGCAATCTTGCCGAGGCCGGCCTGGCCGACTACGCCGAGATCCGCGAGGGTGATGCGCGCCAGACGCTGCGCGATCTCGGTGGTCCCGTCGACTTCATCCTGATCGACGGCTGGCCGGGCGAGAAGGGACCGACACTCGCCCGCCAGGTGATCGAGATCGTTGCTCCGCAGCTTCGCGTCGGCGGCTATGTCATGAACGACAATGCCGAGGCGGATTTTCTGGAGTTCGTGCGCGATCCCAAAAATGGCTTTGTGTCGATCACGCTGCCGCTCAAGGGCGGTACCGAGCTCTGCCTGAAGGTCGCCTAA
- a CDS encoding GNAT family N-acetyltransferase: MSEVPPIHPLDRPIWSALTTRQRDLAEGGADARRFPVAIAPFADMVDMSPKSFTALGALLSGPDIAVLFTPDPVPVPPEFKVLLAETGEQMIGTPAEFSLPGVEIVTLGAADVPAMMALTEMTKPGPFSARTHELGTFLGIRVGGELVAMTGERMKPGNYTEMTAVCVHPDQRGRGYAQALLSAVGRQIVARGEIPFLHVFTSNVSAIALYRRQGMEIRRRLHITVLQKQG; this comes from the coding sequence ATGTCCGAAGTCCCGCCGATCCATCCGCTTGATCGCCCAATCTGGAGCGCGCTGACCACGAGGCAACGCGACCTTGCGGAAGGCGGCGCCGATGCAAGGCGCTTTCCGGTCGCGATCGCACCCTTTGCCGACATGGTCGACATGTCGCCCAAGAGTTTTACTGCGCTCGGTGCGCTGTTGTCGGGACCTGATATCGCGGTGCTGTTCACACCCGATCCTGTTCCTGTGCCGCCGGAGTTCAAGGTGCTGCTGGCCGAGACCGGCGAGCAGATGATCGGCACACCGGCGGAGTTTTCTCTGCCCGGCGTCGAGATCGTCACGCTCGGCGCCGCCGACGTTCCCGCGATGATGGCGTTGACGGAAATGACAAAACCCGGACCGTTCAGCGCGCGGACGCATGAGCTCGGCACCTTTCTCGGCATTCGCGTTGGCGGCGAGCTAGTCGCAATGACCGGGGAACGGATGAAGCCGGGGAACTACACCGAGATGACCGCGGTCTGCGTGCATCCGGACCAGCGCGGCCGCGGCTATGCGCAGGCGTTGCTGTCGGCGGTCGGCCGCCAGATCGTGGCGCGCGGCGAGATCCCGTTCCTGCACGTCTTCACCAGCAACGTCTCGGCAATCGCGCTCTACCGCCGTCAGGGCATGGAGATCCGCCGCCGCCTGCACATCACGGTGCTGCAGAAGCAGGGGTAG
- a CDS encoding right-handed parallel beta-helix repeat-containing protein gives MPISRRRALKLASFAVATPLLGSESRAEPTTVAGAATFDMATFTATSGGDADAAFAKALAAIAKAAADASKAGPVHIVLNLEKNASYRIKRPLAFRQLHGFELNGNGAQLINTARSGTFAISGCNRLTIRDLTIDYDPLPFTQGTITAFDKQAVDITVKVDPGYPDDAALLAAFTDGFFKVMDRRNRTLKTGARDFLSPVHATRLGDGQIKVHLRWGANDRFPSQLPIAVGDVVTIANSGAHAIAVDSSVATSLIDLKLLASPGMGIIENGGEGSMMLQKVSVIPGPRPKGATTDRLISTNSDGSHFTAVARGPTMEDCSFANTSDDAVNVHGFYYYVVAKTAPRRLLLSPKWDVGLAAGDDIESCDHATFRSLGRGKVEQLAKRHAPELKAKIAQLWKNRSPTTQPDLIYDVVLQQDLPLKTGDAITSLTHIGSGATVLRCSFHACGRVLMKAPNAIVENCQFTFSTGVALQAGSDIGFWSESGFADNLVFRNNRFSHCVNGANELTSGSGTLGTIYVGMVPPEGAKGFQDNFQNRRVIIEGNHIDDSYIYAIFVSNADGVRIAGNVIGQTFLRGGSFGAGDFFHIKPDSAIFVGRARNVEISNNVAAHGPIATNAVAIDPSCDKRTVHLAGNRLA, from the coding sequence ATGCCGATCAGCCGCCGGCGAGCGCTCAAGCTTGCCTCGTTTGCCGTAGCGACCCCGCTGCTCGGCAGCGAAAGCCGTGCCGAACCGACGACCGTTGCGGGCGCGGCCACGTTTGACATGGCCACCTTCACAGCCACCTCCGGCGGCGACGCCGACGCGGCCTTTGCCAAGGCGCTGGCCGCCATCGCCAAGGCAGCGGCTGATGCGAGCAAGGCAGGGCCGGTTCACATCGTCCTCAATCTGGAAAAGAACGCCAGCTACCGGATCAAGCGGCCGCTGGCGTTCCGGCAATTGCACGGCTTCGAACTCAACGGCAATGGCGCGCAGCTGATCAACACCGCACGCAGCGGGACCTTCGCGATCTCCGGCTGCAACCGCCTCACCATCCGCGATCTCACCATCGACTACGATCCGCTGCCCTTCACCCAGGGAACGATCACCGCGTTCGACAAGCAAGCGGTCGACATCACGGTGAAGGTCGATCCCGGCTATCCCGATGATGCCGCACTGCTGGCCGCCTTCACGGATGGCTTCTTCAAGGTGATGGACCGCCGCAACCGGACGCTGAAGACCGGCGCCAGGGATTTCCTCTCACCGGTCCATGCCACGCGCCTCGGCGACGGCCAGATCAAGGTGCATCTGCGGTGGGGCGCAAACGATCGTTTCCCGAGCCAGCTGCCGATCGCGGTGGGTGACGTCGTCACCATCGCAAATAGCGGCGCGCATGCCATCGCGGTGGACTCCAGCGTCGCCACCAGCCTGATCGACCTGAAGCTGCTGGCCTCGCCGGGCATGGGCATCATCGAGAACGGCGGCGAAGGCTCGATGATGCTGCAGAAAGTCTCGGTCATTCCGGGACCCAGGCCGAAGGGCGCGACGACCGACCGTCTGATCTCGACCAATTCCGACGGCTCGCACTTCACCGCGGTCGCGCGCGGTCCGACCATGGAGGACTGCAGTTTCGCGAACACCTCCGACGATGCTGTCAACGTGCACGGCTTCTACTACTACGTCGTGGCGAAGACCGCGCCGCGGAGGCTTCTGCTCAGCCCGAAATGGGACGTCGGCCTCGCGGCCGGCGACGATATCGAGAGCTGCGACCATGCGACGTTTCGCTCCCTCGGACGCGGCAAGGTCGAGCAATTGGCCAAGCGCCACGCGCCCGAGCTGAAGGCCAAGATCGCCCAGCTCTGGAAGAACAGGAGCCCGACCACCCAGCCGGACCTGATCTACGACGTGGTCCTGCAGCAGGACCTGCCGCTCAAGACCGGCGATGCTATCACCTCGCTGACGCACATCGGATCCGGCGCCACCGTGCTGCGTTGCAGTTTCCACGCCTGCGGCCGCGTGCTGATGAAGGCGCCGAACGCGATCGTCGAGAACTGCCAGTTCACGTTCTCGACCGGCGTCGCGTTGCAGGCGGGCAGCGACATCGGCTTCTGGTCGGAGTCCGGATTTGCCGACAACCTCGTGTTCCGCAACAACCGCTTCAGCCATTGCGTCAACGGCGCCAATGAGCTGACCAGCGGCAGCGGCACGCTCGGCACCATCTATGTCGGAATGGTGCCGCCGGAAGGCGCCAAGGGATTTCAGGACAATTTCCAGAACCGGCGCGTCATCATCGAAGGCAATCACATCGACGATTCCTACATCTACGCGATCTTCGTCAGCAATGCCGACGGCGTCAGGATCGCCGGCAACGTGATCGGCCAGACATTTCTGCGCGGCGGCTCGTTCGGGGCCGGCGACTTCTTCCATATCAAGCCCGACAGCGCGATCTTCGTCGGCCGCGCCAGAAACGTCGAGATCAGCAACAACGTCGCCGCACACGGCCCGATCGCGACGAATGCCGTCGCGATCGATCCCAGCTGCGACAAGCGCACGGTCCATCTTGCCGGCAACAGGCTGGCGTGA
- a CDS encoding vWA domain-containing protein: MWKQLVDGELASPDTWEVSLSSGKDKRETFERLIAEKRLGGLALLRNLRLMQKAEVPRRTIAEAIDAMRTDRILPYRFITAAHYAPDFEPELEAAMLKSVKEYARLDGRTRLLIDVSGSMFTPLSAQSEMTRAEAACGLAILAREVCDEVEIFTFSNEVVKLPPRRGFALRDAIIGSQPHGGTYLGKAVTEIDRKGDRLVVFTDKQSHDQVPAPQGRGYMVNVASYRHGVGHGPWTRVDGFSEAVIAWIAASEQTMH; this comes from the coding sequence GTGTGGAAGCAGCTCGTCGACGGCGAGCTGGCCTCGCCCGACACCTGGGAGGTCTCGCTCTCGTCCGGCAAGGACAAGCGTGAGACCTTCGAGCGGTTGATCGCCGAGAAGCGGCTCGGCGGGCTGGCGCTGCTCCGCAACCTGCGCCTGATGCAGAAGGCGGAGGTGCCGCGCCGGACCATTGCGGAGGCGATCGACGCGATGCGAACCGACCGCATCCTTCCCTACCGCTTCATCACGGCCGCGCATTATGCGCCGGACTTCGAGCCGGAGCTGGAGGCCGCGATGTTGAAGTCGGTCAAGGAATACGCACGGCTTGACGGCCGCACGCGGCTCCTGATCGACGTGTCGGGATCGATGTTCACTCCGCTCTCGGCCCAGTCTGAAATGACGCGGGCGGAAGCGGCCTGCGGACTTGCGATCCTCGCCCGCGAGGTCTGCGACGAGGTGGAGATCTTCACGTTCAGCAATGAGGTCGTGAAGCTGCCGCCGCGCCGCGGCTTCGCGCTCCGCGATGCGATCATCGGCTCGCAGCCGCATGGCGGGACGTATCTCGGCAAGGCGGTGACGGAGATCGACCGCAAGGGCGATCGCCTGGTCGTCTTCACCGACAAGCAGAGCCACGACCAGGTGCCCGCACCCCAGGGACGCGGATACATGGTCAACGTGGCGTCCTACCGGCACGGGGTCGGACACGGCCCGTGGACGCGGGTTGACGGCTTCTCCGAGGCCGTGATCGCCTGGATCGCAGCGTCGGAACAGACGATGCACTGA
- a CDS encoding LysR family transcriptional regulator — MRVFVTIAESGSFRAAATKLARVQSAVSHAIANLESELGLMLFDRSGHRPALTAEGKALLGNARDLLLRVDAMRARAHGLGDGVEPELSLVVDTLFPIAAVGAALTEMRSAYPSVSVRLAVEPMGGPIAALTERRSALAVTVGEDFRDPRLALDAICAVQIVAVASASHPLARRGRKSVADLADHLQIVLSDPTPLSEGRSFGVLSPQICRVSNQDTKHALILAGLGWGRLPLWQVARDLRDHRLVRVETGALGRNAALAMEAYLAHRFDEPLGPAARAFADALTRIVARSSAPASKTKSRKQR; from the coding sequence ATCCGGGTCTTTGTCACCATCGCCGAGAGCGGCAGCTTTCGCGCCGCCGCGACCAAGCTCGCGCGGGTGCAGTCCGCGGTCAGCCATGCCATCGCCAACCTCGAGTCCGAGCTTGGTCTCATGCTGTTCGACCGCTCCGGCCATCGCCCGGCGCTGACGGCGGAAGGCAAGGCACTGCTCGGCAACGCCCGCGATCTGCTGCTCCGCGTCGACGCGATGCGGGCGCGCGCGCACGGCCTTGGTGACGGGGTGGAGCCGGAACTCTCGCTGGTGGTCGACACGCTGTTTCCGATCGCCGCGGTCGGCGCAGCGCTGACGGAAATGCGCTCAGCCTATCCGTCGGTGAGCGTGCGGCTCGCAGTCGAACCGATGGGCGGGCCGATCGCCGCCCTGACCGAACGACGCAGTGCGCTCGCCGTCACGGTCGGCGAGGATTTTCGCGATCCCCGCCTCGCGCTCGACGCGATCTGCGCCGTGCAAATCGTCGCCGTCGCCTCCGCAAGCCATCCGCTCGCGCGCCGCGGCCGCAAGAGCGTCGCCGACCTCGCCGATCATCTGCAGATCGTGCTCTCGGATCCGACGCCGCTGTCGGAAGGCCGCAGCTTCGGCGTGCTCTCGCCGCAGATTTGCCGGGTGAGCAATCAGGACACCAAGCACGCCCTGATCCTGGCCGGGCTCGGCTGGGGCCGCCTGCCGCTCTGGCAGGTCGCGCGCGACCTCCGGGATCACCGCCTGGTGCGGGTCGAAACCGGCGCACTCGGCCGCAACGCTGCGCTTGCGATGGAGGCCTATCTCGCCCACCGGTTCGACGAACCGCTCGGCCCCGCCGCACGTGCATTCGCGGATGCGCTGACGCGGATCGTCGCACGCAGCAGCGCGCCGGCGAGCAAGACGAAGTCACGCAAGCAGCGCTAG
- a CDS encoding CynX/NimT family MFS transporter: protein MTIETAVVQQSEARRWATVAVVTGCGIGAALQVGKVPIAATMLQQSLGIDLAAVGAIAGIFAVLGLVGSVPAGVVIAAVGARRVLLCGLAAITLGAASGALAPQLAVLLGSRLLEGLGFLLVMVSAPALLNRVVDVGARDITMAVWSCVIPFGIALALVAGPMFDGWRAIWWASAAFAALLFVLASVSVPEVASRTGPARTGLMQEATALARRRTPALLMVLFGLYSLMFFAVFSFLPILLTERLGVSSESAGGLSALAAAANVVGNLAAGNLLARGVSRTGLIAVAAVVMGASALGIFLPVLGGWGAFILCLLFSATGGLIPATLLATAPAATRSAAMVPVMMGLLMTGSNFGQVTGPIAVGAVVSAWGWSAACVMVVAAAILAGLAAWMLARGDHNGVSEARGLA, encoded by the coding sequence ATGACGATCGAGACGGCCGTGGTGCAGCAGAGCGAGGCAAGGCGATGGGCGACGGTTGCCGTCGTGACCGGTTGCGGGATCGGCGCCGCGCTCCAGGTCGGGAAGGTGCCGATTGCCGCAACGATGCTGCAACAAAGCCTCGGCATCGACCTCGCTGCGGTCGGAGCAATCGCCGGCATCTTTGCGGTGCTGGGGCTTGTCGGCAGCGTTCCAGCGGGCGTGGTGATCGCCGCGGTCGGCGCGCGCAGGGTGTTGCTGTGCGGGCTTGCGGCCATCACGCTCGGCGCGGCGTCGGGCGCGCTCGCGCCGCAGCTTGCGGTGCTGCTGGGATCGCGCCTGCTGGAAGGGCTTGGCTTCCTGCTGGTGATGGTTTCTGCTCCTGCATTGCTCAATCGCGTGGTCGATGTCGGTGCGCGTGACATCACCATGGCGGTGTGGAGTTGCGTGATCCCGTTCGGGATCGCGCTGGCGCTGGTCGCGGGTCCGATGTTCGATGGCTGGCGCGCGATCTGGTGGGCCAGTGCCGCCTTTGCCGCCCTGCTGTTCGTCCTTGCCAGCGTCAGTGTGCCTGAAGTGGCATCGCGGACCGGCCCGGCGCGTACCGGCTTGATGCAGGAGGCAACCGCGCTGGCGCGGCGCCGCACCCCGGCGCTTCTGATGGTGCTGTTCGGGCTCTACAGCCTGATGTTCTTTGCGGTGTTCAGCTTCCTGCCGATCCTTTTGACCGAGCGGCTCGGCGTCTCCAGCGAGAGCGCCGGCGGGCTCAGTGCGTTGGCGGCGGCCGCCAATGTCGTCGGCAATCTCGCCGCCGGCAATCTGCTCGCGCGCGGGGTGAGCCGGACTGGGTTGATTGCAGTTGCGGCCGTCGTGATGGGCGCGTCCGCGCTCGGCATCTTCCTGCCGGTGCTGGGCGGCTGGGGCGCATTCATTCTGTGCCTGCTGTTCTCCGCGACCGGCGGCCTGATCCCGGCGACGTTGCTCGCGACCGCACCCGCGGCGACGCGTTCGGCGGCGATGGTGCCGGTCATGATGGGCCTCCTGATGACGGGCAGCAATTTCGGCCAGGTGACTGGACCGATCGCGGTCGGCGCGGTCGTCTCGGCATGGGGCTGGAGCGCGGCCTGCGTCATGGTGGTTGCGGCGGCGATCCTTGCCGGCCTTGCGGCATGGATGCTGGCGCGCGGCGATCACAACGGCGTCAGCGAGGCGAGGGGCCTGGCTTGA
- a CDS encoding Lin0512 family protein: protein MTRVRCITEMGMGVDVHGRDATKAAKRAVSDAIRHSSLGFFRMFGKTANDMFVDVTIAVPNPEAVDTDAVARELPYGTKTVKAIAGGLEIPSDVGNDPILIANAAVIVSFDDGK, encoded by the coding sequence ATGACACGCGTGCGCTGCATCACCGAAATGGGCATGGGCGTCGACGTCCACGGCCGTGACGCGACCAAGGCCGCCAAGCGTGCGGTCTCGGATGCGATCCGCCATTCCAGCCTCGGCTTCTTCCGCATGTTCGGCAAGACCGCCAACGACATGTTCGTCGACGTCACGATCGCCGTGCCGAATCCCGAAGCGGTCGATACCGACGCCGTTGCCAGGGAACTGCCCTATGGCACCAAGACGGTGAAGGCGATCGCGGGCGGGCTCGAGATTCCGTCCGATGTGGGCAACGACCCGATCCTGATCGCGAACGCCGCCGTCATCGTCAGCTTCGACGACGGCAAATAA
- a CDS encoding SDR family oxidoreductase — protein MNDQQTEATLGLSDDELAAHPTVFAADALAGQVVVVSGGAGGIGRAITWLFARLGAHVVIVGRNADKLDALVDHLGHSGLRASAHVADIRDPDAVNAMFDALWTEHGHIDHLVNSAGGQFPQAAIDFSIKGWNAVINTNLNGTWYMMQAAAQRWRDRKHPGSIVNIVVVTTHGLYGIAHTIAARSGVIGLSRALAVEWAPLNIRINCIAPGAIETEGWNVYSEAARAAYPRSNPMMRPGTPWDIAEAAVYLAAPSGKFITGETLTVDGGGQHWGETWTTGKPDYFKGDE, from the coding sequence ATGAACGATCAACAGACAGAGGCAACGCTCGGCCTTTCCGACGACGAACTCGCGGCACATCCGACCGTGTTTGCGGCAGACGCGTTGGCCGGTCAGGTGGTTGTCGTATCCGGCGGCGCCGGCGGCATCGGCCGCGCCATCACGTGGCTGTTCGCCCGGCTCGGCGCGCATGTCGTGATCGTGGGACGCAATGCCGACAAGCTCGATGCGCTGGTCGATCATCTCGGCCATAGCGGCCTGAGGGCGTCGGCGCACGTTGCCGATATCAGGGATCCCGACGCGGTCAACGCGATGTTCGACGCGCTGTGGACCGAGCATGGCCATATCGACCACCTCGTCAACAGCGCCGGCGGCCAATTCCCGCAAGCGGCGATCGATTTCTCGATCAAGGGCTGGAACGCGGTCATCAACACCAATCTCAACGGCACCTGGTATATGATGCAGGCCGCGGCGCAGCGCTGGCGCGACCGCAAACATCCCGGCAGCATCGTCAATATCGTCGTGGTCACGACGCACGGCCTCTACGGCATCGCGCACACGATCGCGGCGCGCTCCGGCGTGATCGGCCTGTCGCGCGCGCTCGCGGTCGAATGGGCGCCGCTGAACATCCGCATCAATTGCATCGCGCCCGGTGCGATCGAGACCGAGGGCTGGAACGTCTACAGCGAGGCGGCGCGCGCCGCCTATCCGCGCTCCAACCCGATGATGCGTCCGGGCACGCCCTGGGACATCGCGGAGGCTGCGGTCTATCTCGCTGCGCCCTCCGGCAAGTTCATCACCGGCGAGACGCTGACCGTCGACGGCGGCGGCCAGCATTGGGGCGAGACCTGGACCACCGGCAAGCCCGACTACTTCAAGGGCGACGAATAA
- a CDS encoding glutathione S-transferase family protein gives MTDLSAFPITRRWPARHPDRLQLYSLPTPNGVKVSIMLEEIGLPYEVHLVDFNKDDQKTAEFLSLNPNGKIPAILDPDGPGGKPLPLFESGAILQYLAEKTGKLLPADAARRYQAIQWVHFQMGGIGPMFGQVGFFHKFAGKDYEDKRPLQRYVAESARLLGVMETHLAGRQWFMDDEYSIADISMLGWVRNLIGFYGARELVEFDRFKDVAAWLERGLKRPAVERGLNIPKRP, from the coding sequence ATGACCGACCTGTCAGCCTTTCCCATCACAAGACGCTGGCCCGCCCGGCATCCGGACCGCCTGCAGCTCTATTCGCTGCCGACGCCGAACGGCGTGAAGGTCTCGATCATGCTCGAGGAGATCGGGTTGCCCTACGAGGTCCATCTCGTCGACTTCAACAAGGATGATCAGAAGACCGCGGAGTTCCTGTCGCTGAACCCCAACGGCAAGATCCCGGCGATCCTCGATCCCGACGGTCCCGGCGGCAAGCCGCTGCCGTTGTTCGAGTCCGGGGCGATCCTGCAATATCTCGCCGAGAAGACCGGCAAGCTGTTGCCGGCGGATGCCGCGCGCCGCTACCAGGCGATCCAGTGGGTGCATTTCCAGATGGGAGGCATAGGGCCGATGTTCGGGCAGGTCGGGTTCTTCCACAAATTCGCCGGCAAGGATTATGAGGACAAGCGGCCGCTGCAGCGCTATGTCGCCGAATCCGCTCGCCTGCTCGGCGTGATGGAAACGCATCTCGCCGGGCGGCAATGGTTCATGGACGATGAATACAGCATCGCCGACATCTCGATGCTCGGCTGGGTGCGCAATCTGATCGGCTTCTACGGCGCGCGCGAGCTGGTCGAGTTCGACCGGTTCAAGGACGTCGCGGCCTGGCTGGAGCGCGGTCTCAAGCGGCCGGCCGTGGAACGTGGGTTGAACATTCCGAAGCGGCCCTAA
- a CDS encoding disulfide bond formation protein B, whose product MTDTQAVTLNALALYGLALLLAAAFAAQLLLHELPCPLCLLQRILFALLAIGPILNVRFGPRPSHYALSLLTAVLGASVSTRQVLLHILPGEAGYGSALLGYHYYTWALIAFIAAIVLLAAMLLFDRQFDHRTAPGAAARKFAQGAVWLVVGLTALNVLSTLLECGFAACADNPTVYELLKQAA is encoded by the coding sequence ATGACCGACACGCAGGCAGTGACGCTGAATGCCCTCGCGCTCTATGGCCTCGCGCTGTTACTGGCCGCAGCTTTTGCGGCCCAGCTGTTGCTGCACGAGCTGCCCTGCCCGCTGTGTTTGTTGCAGCGCATCCTTTTCGCCCTGCTGGCGATCGGACCGATCCTGAACGTCCGCTTCGGACCGCGGCCGAGCCATTATGCCCTGTCGCTGCTGACGGCTGTGCTCGGCGCATCGGTGTCGACCCGGCAGGTCCTGCTGCACATCCTCCCCGGCGAGGCCGGCTATGGGTCGGCGCTGCTCGGCTACCATTATTATACATGGGCGCTGATCGCCTTCATCGCCGCGATCGTCCTGCTCGCCGCCATGCTGCTGTTCGACCGCCAGTTCGACCACCGCACGGCGCCGGGTGCGGCGGCTCGCAAATTCGCACAAGGTGCGGTCTGGCTGGTGGTCGGGCTGACGGCGTTGAACGTGCTGTCCACCCTGCTCGAATGCGGCTTTGCCGCCTGCGCCGACAATCCGACAGTTTATGAGTTGCTGAAGCAGGCTGCTTAG
- a CDS encoding DUF5993 family protein translates to MEFTALFLAITIAMLVAWRGPRPVAIGLFAVILVACVATLLHHATDRLTLSF, encoded by the coding sequence ATGGAATTCACCGCACTGTTTCTCGCCATCACCATCGCCATGCTGGTGGCCTGGCGTGGCCCGCGTCCGGTCGCGATTGGATTGTTCGCGGTGATCCTGGTCGCCTGCGTCGCGACCTTGCTGCACCACGCCACCGACCGCCTCACGCTGTCGTTCTGA
- a CDS encoding dicarboxylate/amino acid:cation symporter, with protein MTTDAIKPAVHHKHQPWYKILYIQVLIAIAAGVLIGHFYPGLGKQLKPLGDGFIALIKMMIAPVIFCTVVHGISSMGDLKRVGRVGLKALIYFEAVSTVALAVGLLIGELLQPGRGFNIDPATIDPKSVSTYVTQAKEQGIVAHLMAIIPDSFFGALARGDLLQVLLISILSGFAIALMGKPGEPIAEAIDKASKMFFGIIRMIVRVAPLGAFGAMAFTVGAYGLGSLVNLAALIGTFYLTSVLFVLIVLGAIARLAGFSIIRFIAYIKDELLIVLGTSSSETVLPQMIQKMEHLGASRSVVGLVVPTGYSFNLDGTNIYMTLATLFLAQATNTHLTIWQELGILGIAMITSKGASGVTGAGFITLAATLSIVPDIPIQSIAILVGIDKFMSECRALTNLIGNGVACVVISLSEGELDKDALHETMAHPLELGEALEPGGSG; from the coding sequence ATGACCACAGACGCGATCAAGCCCGCCGTCCATCACAAACATCAGCCCTGGTACAAGATCCTCTACATCCAGGTGTTGATCGCGATCGCCGCCGGCGTCTTGATCGGTCATTTCTATCCGGGCCTCGGCAAGCAGTTGAAGCCGCTCGGCGACGGCTTCATCGCGCTGATCAAGATGATGATTGCCCCGGTGATCTTCTGCACCGTGGTGCACGGCATCTCCTCGATGGGCGACCTCAAGCGCGTCGGCCGGGTCGGGCTGAAGGCGCTGATCTATTTCGAGGCGGTGTCGACGGTCGCGCTCGCTGTCGGCCTTCTGATCGGGGAGCTGTTGCAGCCCGGCCGCGGCTTCAACATTGATCCCGCCACGATCGATCCGAAATCGGTTTCCACCTACGTGACGCAGGCAAAGGAGCAGGGCATCGTTGCCCATTTGATGGCGATCATCCCCGACAGCTTCTTCGGCGCGCTCGCGCGCGGCGACCTGCTGCAGGTGCTGCTGATCTCGATCCTCTCGGGGTTTGCCATTGCCTTGATGGGCAAGCCCGGCGAACCGATCGCCGAGGCAATCGACAAGGCGTCCAAGATGTTCTTCGGCATCATCCGGATGATCGTCCGCGTCGCGCCGCTCGGCGCGTTCGGCGCGATGGCCTTCACCGTCGGCGCCTACGGCCTCGGCTCGCTGGTGAATCTGGCGGCGCTGATCGGCACGTTCTATCTCACTAGTGTGCTGTTCGTGCTGATCGTGCTGGGCGCGATCGCGCGGCTGGCGGGCTTTTCGATCATCCGCTTCATCGCCTACATCAAGGACGAGCTCCTGATCGTGCTCGGCACCTCGTCGTCGGAGACGGTGCTGCCGCAGATGATCCAGAAGATGGAGCATCTCGGCGCCTCGCGCTCGGTGGTCGGCCTCGTGGTGCCGACCGGCTACAGCTTCAATCTCGACGGCACCAACATCTACATGACGCTGGCGACGCTGTTCCTGGCGCAGGCCACCAACACCCATCTGACGATCTGGCAGGAGCTCGGCATCCTCGGCATCGCCATGATCACCTCGAAGGGCGCCTCCGGCGTCACCGGCGCCGGCTTCATCACGCTCGCCGCGACGCTGTCGATCGTGCCCGACATTCCGATCCAGTCGATCGCCATCCTGGTCGGCATCGACAAGTTCATGAGCGAGTGCCGCGCGCTCACCAATCTGATCGGCAACGGCGTCGCCTGCGTCGTGATCAGCCTCTCCGAGGGCGAGCTCGACAAGGACGCGCTGCACGAGACCATGGCGCATCCGCTCGAGCTCGGCGAAGCGCTCGAGCCGGGCGGCTCCGGTTAG